Proteins encoded by one window of Nicotiana tabacum cultivar K326 chromosome 10, ASM71507v2, whole genome shotgun sequence:
- the LOC107818543 gene encoding zinc transporter 11-like: MARYQPLFFLSLFLLLIISAAAHGGAHDGDADTDSDSPAPSDKPHLRSRPLVLVKIWCLIIVFVGTFLGGISPYFMKWNEGFLVLGTQFAGGVFLGTALMHFLSDSNETFGDLTNKEYPFAFMLACAGYLLTMLADCVICFVYAKQNNSNDVQLQGATENGKGNGVGQSQVCDGREDYFSKAPLATASSLGDSILLIVALCFHSVFEGIAIGVADSKADAWRALWTVCLHKIFAAIAMGIALLRMIPNRPLLSCAAYAFAFAISSPIGVAIGIIIDATTQGVVADWIFAISMGLACGVFVYVSINHLLSRGYKPQKMVLVDKPHFKFLAVLLGVGAIAVVMIWDT, translated from the exons ATGGCACGTTATCAACCCCTTTTCTTCctcagtctctttcttcttctcatcATCTCCGCCGCTGCCCACGGCGGTGCTCACGACGGAGATGCTGACACAGATTCCGACTCACCTGCACCCTCCGATAAACCCCATCTGAGATCTCGACCGTTGGTTCTTGTAAAAATATGGTGTTTGATTATAGTCTTTGTAGGGACTTTTCTTGGTGGAATATCACCTTATTTTATGAAATGGAATGAAGGGTTTTTGGTTCTTGGAACACAATTTGCTGGTGGGGTGTTTTTAGGGACAGCACTTATGCATTTCTTGAGTGATTCAAATGAGACATTTGGAGATTTGACGAATAAAGAATACCCTTTTGCTTTTATGTTGGCATGTGCTGGTTATTTGCTTACTATGTTGGCTGATTGTGTTATCTGCTTTGTTTATGCCAAGCAGAATAACAGCAACGATGTTCAGCTCCAAG GTGCTACTGAAAATGGAAAAGGCAATGGGGTAGGGCAGTCACAG GTCTGTGATGGTAGAGAAGATTACTTTTCAAAAGCACCTCTTGCAACTGCATCTTCACTTGGTGATAGCATCCTATTAATCGTGGCGCTGTGTTTCCATTCTGTCTTTGAGGGAATTGCCATTGGCGTCGCAGATTCAAAAGCCGATGCTTGGAGAGCTCTTTGGACTGTCTGTCTACACAAGATATTTGCTGCTATTGCAATGGGAATAGCTCTACTTAGGATGATCCCAAATCGTCCGTTGTTATCTTGTGCAGCATATGCTTTTGCCTTTGCCATCTCTAGTCCAATTGGTGTTGCCATTGGAATCATAATTGATGCTACAACTCAAGGGGTTGTTGCAGACTGGATCTTTGCTATATCAATGGGATTGGCTTGTGGGGTTTTTGTCTATGTATCCATTAATCATTTGCTTTCAAGAGGATACAAGCCTCAGAAAATGGTCTTAGTTGACAAGCctcatttcaagtttttggctGTATTGTTAGGTGTTGGAGCGATTGCTGTGGTCATGATATGGGACACTTGA